From Bicyclus anynana chromosome 18, ilBicAnyn1.1, whole genome shotgun sequence, a single genomic window includes:
- the LOC112051210 gene encoding uncharacterized protein LOC112051210 isoform X1, protein MYGTFNSLFLVSFASGYVYNKPPYWNLRNTETSTLRTDLNLSNSYFLALRNYQVNAKSASEIDYPWIARVVHSRQYSRPQLCTAVCIGQQIFITAARCVTVLKITYTSLIYQDQRLKPKAFVLPTNKTKQMYDDVGFIIVHDEFPGQWKALALLDEQRTDRTFTWFENMVFDEFEHKVVGYAKFKTDESSLVWKRPYHLTQLKVHVSLDLCREILIYNQRVDGFAVPCYHSCTLAQFEGKEGNTMHTNCMNYHGSEGSAIINLKTNKLLGIATWGAYFKKHELPVGFSIPNSDNFLEDKICAEKIRDDSDFIVDPGYYQQLCDDNGNRRIFNRNNKNRH, encoded by the exons atgtatggcaCATTTAATTCGTTGTTTTTGGTGAGTTTTGCATCTGGTTATGTTTATAACAAGCCGCCATATTGGAATTTGCGTAACACGGAAACTTCAACTTTACGAACCGATCTGAACCTCAGTAACTCAT ACTTCCTCGCACTAAGAAACTATCAAGTGAACGCGAAGTCAGCCTCCGAGATAGACTACCCGTGGATAGCGCGAGTGGTGCACTCCCGGCAGTACTCCCGCCCACAGCTCTGCACTGCTGTGTGCATCGGCCAGCAGATCTTTATAACTGCAGCCAGATGTGTCACTGT CCTCAAAATAACTTACACCTCACTGATATACCAAGACCAACGCCTCAAGCCCAAAGCGTTCGTGTTACCGACGAACAAGACGAAGCAGATGTATGACGACGTAGGTTTTATCATCGTCCACGACGAGTTCCCCGGACAGTGGAAGGCTTTGGCGTTACTCGACGAACAGCGAACGGATAGAACCTTCACGTGGTTCGAAAACATGGTATTCGACGAGTTTGAACACAAGGTCGTTGGGTATGCGAAATTTAAG acaGACGAATCGTCTCTCGTATGGAAAAGGCCTTACCACCTGACGCAGTTAAAAGTGCATGTCAGTCTAGACTTATGTCGCGAGATATTGATATACAACCAAAGAGTGGACGGTTTCGCAGTGCCGTGTTACCATTCGTGCACTTTAGCGCAATTCGAGGGTAAAGAGGGGAATACAATGCACACCAATTGTATGAATTACCACGGATCTGAGGGTAGTGCAATAATAAACTTGAAAACTAACAAACTGTTGGGAATAGCAACTTGGGGCGCGTATTTTAAAAAACACGAATTACCTGTCGGGTTCTCTATTCCCAATTCAGATAATTTCCTCGAAGACAAGATTTGCGCGGAAAAGATACGCGACGATTCAGATTTCATCGTTGATCCCGGTTATTATCAGCAACTTTGTGATGATAATGGGAATAGGAGAATATTcaacagaaataataaaaacagacactaa
- the LOC112051210 gene encoding uncharacterized protein LOC112051210 isoform X2, with protein sequence MAHRDTYIDFLALRNYQVNAKSASEIDYPWIARVVHSRQYSRPQLCTAVCIGQQIFITAARCVTVLKITYTSLIYQDQRLKPKAFVLPTNKTKQMYDDVGFIIVHDEFPGQWKALALLDEQRTDRTFTWFENMVFDEFEHKVVGYAKFKTDESSLVWKRPYHLTQLKVHVSLDLCREILIYNQRVDGFAVPCYHSCTLAQFEGKEGNTMHTNCMNYHGSEGSAIINLKTNKLLGIATWGAYFKKHELPVGFSIPNSDNFLEDKICAEKIRDDSDFIVDPGYYQQLCDDNGNRRIFNRNNKNRH encoded by the exons ATGGCACATCGAGATACCTACATAG ACTTCCTCGCACTAAGAAACTATCAAGTGAACGCGAAGTCAGCCTCCGAGATAGACTACCCGTGGATAGCGCGAGTGGTGCACTCCCGGCAGTACTCCCGCCCACAGCTCTGCACTGCTGTGTGCATCGGCCAGCAGATCTTTATAACTGCAGCCAGATGTGTCACTGT CCTCAAAATAACTTACACCTCACTGATATACCAAGACCAACGCCTCAAGCCCAAAGCGTTCGTGTTACCGACGAACAAGACGAAGCAGATGTATGACGACGTAGGTTTTATCATCGTCCACGACGAGTTCCCCGGACAGTGGAAGGCTTTGGCGTTACTCGACGAACAGCGAACGGATAGAACCTTCACGTGGTTCGAAAACATGGTATTCGACGAGTTTGAACACAAGGTCGTTGGGTATGCGAAATTTAAG acaGACGAATCGTCTCTCGTATGGAAAAGGCCTTACCACCTGACGCAGTTAAAAGTGCATGTCAGTCTAGACTTATGTCGCGAGATATTGATATACAACCAAAGAGTGGACGGTTTCGCAGTGCCGTGTTACCATTCGTGCACTTTAGCGCAATTCGAGGGTAAAGAGGGGAATACAATGCACACCAATTGTATGAATTACCACGGATCTGAGGGTAGTGCAATAATAAACTTGAAAACTAACAAACTGTTGGGAATAGCAACTTGGGGCGCGTATTTTAAAAAACACGAATTACCTGTCGGGTTCTCTATTCCCAATTCAGATAATTTCCTCGAAGACAAGATTTGCGCGGAAAAGATACGCGACGATTCAGATTTCATCGTTGATCCCGGTTATTATCAGCAACTTTGTGATGATAATGGGAATAGGAGAATATTcaacagaaataataaaaacagacactaa
- the LOC112051211 gene encoding UPF0488 protein CG14286, which yields MPKATKLHSKGKPNSIQKSCKPDKEGTDGGNPEDSIRDFQLQLCWCIQQLEKTLADKKGNEKQLQEAWKVLTVLKNNNQPMIRKRQLMRTHFGDYRAKMAAEEKKLAKMASKIKISESPVQPKATFLRKSAFLTTGNNSFTFNFAIPKDLMDNDKTIDQNKNCDSVVNNVADNTASTSASVVIDENKDSNLKIEHKKNAIFAASGSDFKFNFLIDDA from the exons ATGCCTAAAGCCACAAAGTTACACAGCAAGGGCAAGCCAAACTCTATTCAAAAGTCTTGCAAACCCGACAAGGAAGGAACGGACGGCGGAAACCCTGAGGATTCAATAAGAGACTTCCAACTGCAACTGTGCTGGTGCATCCAGCAGTTAGAAAAGACGTTAGCTGACAAAAAAGGAAATGAAAAACAAT TACAAGAAGCCTGGAAAGTCCTAACAGTATTAAAGAACAACAATCAACCAATGATAAGAAAAAGGCAGTTAATGCGAACACATTTTGGAGACTACAGAGCAAAAATGGCAGCAGAGGAGAAGAAATTAGCCAAAA TGGCGAGCAAAATAAAGATATCTGAAAGCCCCGTACAGCCAAAAGCTACATTTTTACGAAAGTCGGCTTTCCTAACCACTGGAAATAACTCTTTTACATTCAATTTTGCTATACCAAAGGATTTAATGGACAATGATAAAACTATTgaccaaaataaaaattgtgattCTGTAGTAAATAATGTAGCTGACAACACTGCTTCGACAAGTGCAAGTGTTGTCATAGATGAAAATAAAGATTCCAATTTAAAAATCGAACATAAAAAGAATGCTATATTTGCTGCTTCAGGTTCtgattttaaattcaattttttaatagatgATGCTTAA
- the LOC112051195 gene encoding uncharacterized protein LOC112051195 codes for MPLGTFGKITLSWLVVTVGSLSLFVAAKNNIDAHRIENMKARERMRKANQGEYPDSYRKL; via the exons ATGCCGCTTGGAACTTTCGGAAAAATAACACTGTCGTG GTTAGTAGTGACCGTCGGAAGTTTATCTCTGTTTGTGGCGGCCAAAAATAACATAGATGCTCACCGCATTGAGAATATGAAAGCTCGTGAACGCATGCGCAAGGCAAATCAGGGAGAATATCCTGATTCTTATAGGAAGTTGTGA
- the LOC112051194 gene encoding mitochondrial import inner membrane translocase subunit Tim10, which translates to MAVPQLDPAKLQLVQELEIEMMSDMYNRLVSACHQKCIPVKYHEAELGKGESVCLDRCVAKYLDVHERIGKKLSNMSQGEAEDLTKINLQEKK; encoded by the exons ATGGCTGTCCCTCAACTGGACCCGGCCAAGCTGCAGCTTGTTCAAGAGCTGGAAATTGAGATGATGTCAGACATGTACAACAGGCTTGTGAGTGCCTGCCACCAGAAGTGCATCCCTGTCAAATATCATGAGGCTGAGCTTG GAAAGGGTGAATCAGTGTGTCTGGACCGATGTGTGGCCAAGTATCTGGATGTGCATGAGAGAATAGGCAAGAAACTATCCAACATGTCGCAGGGAGAAGCCGAGGACTTGACCAAAATCAACCTTCAGGAGAAGAAATAG
- the LOC112051197 gene encoding GPI mannosyltransferase 1, with protein sequence MEKVRKILNWEFSTHLKIGALIRAVLIVYSIYHDDHYSVSYTDIDYKVFTDAAKHVYKGDSPYKRHTYRYSPLIAFMLLPNVFYTRTFGKQLFCVFDVFVAIALKILVERQLKNKENASKIAKYCSLFWIYNPMSIAISSRGNADSVPCFFVILSILFLQTDVIKNLFKYVLSGIFLGFSIHLRMYPLALSFPMYLSLGEYNINRNTRLLSGILSLVPNRKQLLLAFSCILTLFSLTYVMYAMYGYEFLFETYIYHLFRKDTRHNFSVLFYYSYLTIDDFSFDAVKTISQVFEGIILFVVSLTFGTKQETLPFALFCQPVVLVVYNSVMTSQYFIWFLSLLPLVVHSFEMRISQAFVLFTLWLSSQGAWLFYAYLLEFKSREVFLFIWLKGVVFFCANIYILAQLIKCYRPGYGFGLISKTNEIKSQ encoded by the coding sequence atggaaaaagtGAGGAAAATCCTCAACTGGGAGTTTAGTACGCACTTGAAAATCGGTGCGTTGATTCGTGCGGTGCTTATTGTGTACAGTATATATCACGACGACCATTATTCCGTATCGTATacagatatagattataaagtGTTTACAGACGCGGCTAAACATGTCTACAAAGGGGATTCCCCGTACAAACGTCACACGTATCGGTACAGTCCACTTATAGCGTTTATGTTACTACCCAACGTTTTTTACACTCGCACTTTTGGAAAGCAATTGTTTTGTGTGTTCGATGTATTTGTTGCTATAGCactaaaaatattagtagaacGTCAgctaaaaaacaaagaaaacgcttcaaaaattgcTAAATACTGTTCTCTGTTCTGGATCTATAACCCAATGAGCATCGCTATTTCATCTAGAGGTAATGCTGATTCGGTGCCTTGTTTTTTCGTGATTTTGTCTATACTCTTCTTACAAACTGATGTaattaagaatttatttaaatatgttctTTCAGGAATTTTCCTAGGTTTTTCAATACATTTGCGCATGTATCCTTTAGCGTTGAGTTTTCCTATGTATTTATCGCTGGGCGAATATAACATCAATCGAAATACCAGATTGTTATCTGGCATTTTATCCCTTGTACCGAATCGGAAGCAATTGTTGTTAGCGTTCAGTTGCATTTTGACTCTATTTTCTTTGACATATGTAATGTATGCTATGTATGGATACGAATTTCTATTCGAGAcatatatttatcatttatttaggaAAGATACAAGGCacaatttttctgttttattctATTATTCGTATTTGACTATAGACGATTTCTCTTTCGATGCTGTTAAAACAATTTCACAAGTTTTTGAAGGTAtcattttgtttgttgtaaGTTTGACGTTTGGGACGAAACAAGAAACTTTGCCTTTTGCGTTGTTTTGCCAACCTGTCGTTCTAGTCGTGTATAATAGTGTTATGACGTCACAATACTTTATATGGTTTCTTTCACTTTTGCCGTTAGTAGTCCACAGTTTTGAAATGAGGATATCTCAAGCATTTGTGTTGTTTACTCTATGGTTGTCCTCCCAAGGTGCTTGGTTGTTCTATGCTTATTTATTAGAGTTCAAAAGTAGAGAGGTTTTCCTTTTTATATGGTTGAAGGGTGTTGTATTTTTCTGTGCAAATATCTACATTCTGGCACAGCTTATAAAGTGCTATAGACCCGGTTACGGATTCGGACTGATTAGTAAAACTAATGAAATTAAAAGCCAGTAA
- the LOC112051198 gene encoding uncharacterized protein LOC112051198, whose amino-acid sequence MEAVKKAKERFAKYPLIYAKCSKQASVYARCVLLREDTVKKDDCAKEFQEFNACLQSASKELKTKI is encoded by the coding sequence ATGGAAGCAGTGAAGAAAGCTAAAGAGCGATTCGCTAAGTACCCTCTCATTTACGCTAAATGTTCGAAGCAAGCTTCAGTATACGCTAGGTGTGTTCTGCTCAGAGAGGATACAGTGAAAAAAGACGATTGCGCAAAAGAATTCCAAGAATTCAACGCGTGCTTGCAATCCGcgagtaaagaattaaaaactaaaatataa